In the Leishmania mexicana MHOM/GT/2001/U1103 complete genome, chromosome 31 genome, one interval contains:
- a CDS encoding putative myosin heavy chain: MAERVSVNQGVYYFDTKSGWLRGTVKEVDGAKVTVEDNASQNAVKVIADNVHGYISESYDAEDAELFHVSDLHVATLLHCVKDRFEKLHKQYSLMGEMVLSVNPFRLMPFNSEEERKKYLALPDPRMLPPHIWQVAHKAFNTVFVHGQGNQSIVISGESGSGKTENAKMLIAYLGQLSYMHSKNTSQRSIADKIDENLTWSNPIMESFGNARTVRNDNSSRFGKYIKLYFDPVSGVMVGGQTVTYLLERSRIIMQSPGERNYHIFYEMLAGLSPTEKQELGGLKTAQDYKCLNGGNTFIRRGVDGKPLDDAHEFQMVRRALSMIGVPLETQGCILRVLAAILHLMEVEFESDNNDKAQIANETPLATGCALLCLDEAKVRECFLVRSKTSLVTILASKTEAEGLRNAFCKGLYVGMFDRLVEFVNAAIQPQVDCSDCKYVGLLDIFGFENFTINSFEQVCINYANESLQNHYNKYTFINDEEECRREGIQTPNIEFPDNSECVNMFDAKRVGIFSMLDEECNFKGGNTDRFTTNLWEEWASKNQYFVKPKSTIPNQFGVNHYAAFVNYNTAEWLEKNTDALKEDMYECVSESTDEFIRTLLSTEKSEARRKQTVAIRFQRQLTDLRSELESTETQFIRCIKPNMEASPSFLENLLVGSQLESAGVLQTISLKRQGYPVRRPLEPFCRYFYLVMSRTTASLFKQGRYGDASQDFLQRHQRLYNWAQPNYAVGQTKVFLRAEVWSALERLVLRRRAQLLHRCKPYLCRWIEELRERRRIEQQKRLEAARKLREVREAKAAGAANGVPAETLQWVEEASNVFPEFDMDMLMDVAVEADTREEALSAILAIQADRLDKQTASGFMDVMTAANVRRGAINNFISADIKTVSALSKLQPEDMKSLGASEMEVVAITKKLTEQQGQRVKYQRLAEAIGTDGEYAATDAVQRAEMARHQEDFDTKVQALASMGFDESISRLVLAHYNGDVQRTAARLLYGVDSRKMKNNARKHKDFNTTDANVQQLIALGATKQNAKMALRRNSGDANAAAKMLFKVS; the protein is encoded by the coding sequence ATGGCGgagcgtgtgtctgtgaaTCAGGGGGTGTACTACTTCGACACCAAGAGCGGGTGGCTGCGTGGCACCGTAAAGGAGGTCGATGGCGCCAAGGTGACGGTAGAGGACAATGCTTCCCAGAATGCCGTGAAGGTGATCGCCGATAATGTTCATGGCTACATCTCGGAAAGCTACGATGCCGAGGACGCAGAGCTCTTCCACGTGAGCGATCTGCACGTGGCTACTCTCTTGCACTGCGTCAAGGACCGTTTTGAGAAGTTGCACAAGCAGTACTCGCTCATGGGGGAGATGGTGCTCTCCGTCAACCCATTTCGCCTCATGCCCTTCAACAGCGAAGAGGAGCGCAAAAAGTATCTGGCCCTACCGGACCCCCGcatgctgccgccgcacatCTGGCAGGTGGCGCACAAGGCCTTCAATACGGTCTTCGTTCATGGGCAGGGCAACCAGTCCATCGTCATCTCCGGCGAGTCCGGTTCCGGAAAAACCGAGAACGCCAAGATGCTCATCGCGTACCTGGGCCAACTGAGCTACATGCACAGCAAGAACACctcgcagcgcagcatcgcAGACAAGATCGACGAGAACCTGACGTGGAGCAACCCCATCATGGAGTCGTTCGGCAATGCCCGCACCGTGCGCAACGACAACTCTTCGCGCTTCGGCAAGTACATCAAGCTCTACTTTGATCCTGTATCCGGCGTCATGGTGGGGGGCCAGACCGTCACTTACTTGCTGGAGAGGAGCCGCATCATCATGCAGTCTCCTGGTGAACGCAACTACCACATCTTCTACGAGATGTTGGCGGGCCTGTCGCCGACAGAGAAGCAGGAGCTTGGCGGGCTCAAGACTGCCCAGGACTACAAGTGCCTGAACGGCGGCAACACCTTCATCCGCCGCGGTGTGGATGGCAAGCCGCTCGACGACGCGCACGAGTTTCAGATggtgcgccgcgcgctcTCCATGATCGGTGTGCCGCTGGAGACGCAGGGCTGCATAttgcgcgtgctggcggccATCCTGCACCTGATGGAGGTCGAGTTCGAGTCCGACAACAACGACAAGGCGCAGATCGCGAACGAGACACCGCTCGCGACGGGGtgcgcgctgctctgcctGGACGAGGCCAAGGTGCGCGAGTGCTTCCTTGTGAGGAGCAAGACGTCGCTTGTCACGATTCTGGCCTCcaagacggaggcggagggccTGCGTAACGCCTTCTGCAAAGGACTGTACGTTGGCATGTTCGACCGACTGGTCGAGTTTGTGAACGCCGCCATTCAGCCCCAGGTGGACTGCAGCGACTGCAAGTACGTCGGCCTGCTCGATATTTTTGGCTTCGAAAACTTCACGATCAACAGCTTCGAGCAGGTCTGCATCAATTACGCGAACGAGTCGCTGCAAAACCACTACAACAAGTACACGTTCATCAACGACGAAGAGGAGTGCCGGCGCGAGGGCATCCAGACCCCAAATATCGAGTTCCCAGACAACTCCGAGTGCGTCAACATGTTCGATGCGAAGCGCGTCGGCATCTTCTCGATGCTGGATGAGGAGTGCAACTTCAAGGGCGGCAACACAGACCGCTTCACCACGAACCTTTGGGAAGAGTGGGCCAGCAAGAACCAGTACTTTGTGAAGCCGAAGAGCACGATCCCGAACCAGTTCGGCGTGAACCACTATGCCGCCTTCGTCAACTACAACACGGCGGAGTGGTTGGAGAAGAATACGGACGCGCTAAAGGAGGATATGTACGAGTGTGTGAGTGAGTCCACCGACGAGTTCATTCGGACCCTTCTCTCGACGGAGAAGAGTGAGGCACGCCGGAAGCAGACCGTTGCCATCCGCTTCCAGCGCCAGCTCACGGACCTGCGCTCCGAGCTGGAGTCCACCGAGACGCAGTTCATTCGCTGCATCAAGCCAAACATGGAGGCAAGCCCCTCGTTTCTCGAAAACCTTCTCGTCGGCTCGCAGCTTGAGTCCGCTGGTGTGCTGCAGACCATCTCCCTCAAGCGTCAGGGCTACCCAGTGCGCCGCCCACTGGAGCCGTTTTGCAGGTACTTCTACCTTGTCATGtcccgcaccaccgcctccttgTTCAAGCAAGGGCGCTACGGCGACGCGTCCCAGGACTttctgcagcggcaccagcgtCTTTACAACTGGGCGCAGCCCAACTACGCCGTAGGCCAGACGAAGGTGTTCCTCCGGGCCGAGGTTTGGtcggcgctggagcggctgGTGCTTCGTCgacgcgcgcagctgctgcaccgctgcaagCCCTACCTGTGCCGCTGGATCGAAGAGCTCCGCGAGCGCAGGCGCAtcgagcagcagaagcggctGGAGGCAGCGCGcaagctgcgcgaggtgcgGGAGGCCaaggccgccggcgccgccaatGGTGTCCCggcggagacgctgcagtgGGTCGAGGAGGCGTCCAACGTGTTCCCAGAGTTCGACATGGATATGCTAATGGACGTTGCCGTGGAGGCGGACACGCGCGAGGAGGCTCTCAGCGCCATCCTTGCCATCCAGGCTGACCGCCTTGACAAGCAGACAGCTTCTGGATTCATGGACGTGATGACGGCTGCGAAcgtgcgccgtggcgccaTCAACAACTTTATCTCGGCTGACATCAAGACGGTGTCGGCGCTGTCGAAGCTGCAGCCGGAGGATATGAAGAGCCTCGGTGCCAGTgagatggaggtggtggcgatcACGAAGAAGCTGACGGAGCAGCAGGGGCAGCGCGTCAAGTACCAGCGCCTCGCCGAAGCCATCGGCACGGACGGAGAATATGCCGCCACTGACGCCGTTCAGCGCGCCGAGATGGCTCGCCACCAGGAAGACTTCGACACCAAAGTGCAGGCCCTTGCCAGCATGGGGTTTGATGAGTCTATCAGCCGTCTCGTGTTAGCGCACTACAACGGCGACGTgcagcgcacggcggcgcgcctaCTTTATGGCGTGGACAGCCGTAAGATGAAGAACAACGCGCGTAAGCACAAAGACTTTAACACGACAGACGCcaacgtgcagcagctcattgCTCTCGGTGCCACGAAGCAGAATGCAAAGATGGCACTACGTCGCAACAGTGGAGACGCGAACGCTGCCGCTAAGATGCTGTTCAAGGTGAGCTAG